The following nucleotide sequence is from Thermoleophilaceae bacterium.
CGACCACCTTGCCGTACGTCGACCTCTCCACTCCGTCCTGCGTCCGGCTGACGATGTCCCGATCGGGGAACACCGTCTCCGCCCGTTCGGCCACATGGCGCACCAGAAGTGGGTAGTCCTGCATCAATCCCCTCATGCGCGCCAGCGTAGCGCGCTTACGCACGGCGGGCGGCGGGCACTAGCCTCGAACCGTGCTCAGACAGACGCTCATGTTCACGGTGCGCTACGGCATCGCCGGCGTGCTGATCATCATCGGCCAGGTGGTGCTCGTGGCCGACACGGGGCCCACCGGCGCGGGCTGGGAAGGCTGGGCGCTCTTCACGGGGGCCGGCGTGGCCATCCTGCTGCTCAACCTGCTGTTCAGGATGGGAGTGGAAGGCGATCGGGACCGGCAGCGGGAAGAGGATGCCCGGCGCTACTTCGACGAGCACGGCCGCTGGCCGGATTAGAGGTGCGGAGGTGCGGGGTTGCAGGGCTGCGACTCCGCAGCCCTGCAATTCCGCAATTCCGGTCAGTAGGCCCTTGAGCCTCTGAAATGCGTCAGGAACGCCACCAGCGCGAGGATGGCGAGTACGAACAGAATCGGGTGAACGATCGCTCCGCCCGCGATTGCGATTACGAGCAGCACGATTCCGATGATCAACCAGAGCATTTAGAACCTCCCTGTCCCTTCGTCGGGGTACTCGGCCCGTAGTACCCGAAACTCAGGCGCGTAGACGCTAGGTGGCGCGTTGAAGCAACTCGTGCAATTCGCGGCTACCGGGCGGTTCCGGCGTGTTGCGCAGCTCCGCGCGCCCGAGCGCGACCCTCACGATTTCGTCGAACGACTCCGGCTTCACGCCGATCTCGCCGAGGCTCGTGACGCCCGTGCGCGCCGCAAGGGCGGCCGCCAGCGGCGCCGCCTGAGCAGGATCATCGGAGTCGCCGCCGAGCGCTCGCGCGAGCCTGCCCATCACCTCGGGCACGCGGCCCGACATCAGCTCAAGCGCGTGCGGCAGCAGCACGGAATACACCTGCGCGTGCGGTGCGCCTGTCTCCCTCACGGTGGTCTGCGAGAGCACGTGCAGGACCGCGAGGCCGGCCGAGCCGATCGCGTAGCCGGCGAGGATGCCGGCCAGCGCGAGCGCCGGGCGGTCCAGCTCGTGGCTGCCGAGCCCGCGGGCGATCAGCGCTGCGGCGTCGAGCGCGGCGTGGTCGGCCAATGGGTTCGCGCTCGGGGTGTACAGCGCCTCGACCGCGTGCGAAAGCGCGTTCATCGCGCTCGCCGCGATGCCCGGCATCGGCTGCGAGCCCATCAGCGCCGGATCCCCGATCACGAGCGACGGCCGAACGAGCCTGACGTCCTCCACCCCCGCCGGCATGCGGTGGATGCGAGTCATCTCGGCGCCGGAGAGCGTGGTGGGAATGGCCGCGACCGGCAGCCCGTCCGCGGCGCCGATGCCCTTGGCCGAGTCGATCACCCGCCCGCCCCCCAATGCCACGAGGGGCCGCTCGCCCACCTCGGCGCGCACCCGCGCGGCGGCGTCCGGCACCGGCCCCGGCTTCACCTCCAACACCACGCCCGCGTCCTTCACGAGCTGCGGCGCGTCCGCCGCGGCGCGCTCGGTGGTGAGCAGCGCGTACCCCTCGAACCCGCGCCGCTGGAGCAGCCGCGCGGCATCGGACAGCGCGCCCGCGCCGTATCGGATCAGGCGCTCGCCGTCGTACCAGGTGAAGTCGTCACGCACGCGGCGGGAGCATAGGGGTCCCGCTAGGGCGCCGGGGTGCCGCGCGCGGCTTCCTCGAGGTGGCGCTCCGCCTCGTCGGACACGGACCTCGTGCTGGCGATCGCGTTGGTGAGCGCGCGCAGGTATGCACGGCCCGACGCCTCGAGGATGTCCGTGGACACGCCCTGACCCGAAGCGAGGTTGCCGTCGAGCTCCAGCAGCACCGTCACCTCACCGAGCGCGTCGCGCCCGCCGGTGACCGCGCTCACGTGGTACTCCTTGAGCCGGGCGTCGTAGCCCACCGCCGCGCCCAGTGCGCTGAAGAAGGCGTCCACCGGGCCGTCGCCGGTGAAGCTGCCCTCCCGCACCTCGCCGTCAGGCATGCGGACCCGCGCCCTCGCGAGCGGGGAGCGACCGGACGAGGCCTCCACGTCGAAGGAGTCGAGCACGAACGCGGTGGGCGACTCGCGCATCTCGTCGGACACGATCGCCTCGAGGTCGAGCGCCGTGACCTTCTTCTTCTTGTCCGCCAGCTCCTTGAAGCGCTTGAAGGCGGTGTTCAGCGCCGCGCCCTCCACCTGGAAGCCGAGCTCCTCGAGCGCCTTGCGCAGCGCGTGGCGGCCGGAGTGCTTGCCGAGCACGATGGCGTTC
It contains:
- a CDS encoding iron-containing alcohol dehydrogenase, with the translated sequence MRDDFTWYDGERLIRYGAGALSDAARLLQRRGFEGYALLTTERAAADAPQLVKDAGVVLEVKPGPVPDAAARVRAEVGERPLVALGGGRVIDSAKGIGAADGLPVAAIPTTLSGAEMTRIHRMPAGVEDVRLVRPSLVIGDPALMGSQPMPGIAASAMNALSHAVEALYTPSANPLADHAALDAAALIARGLGSHELDRPALALAGILAGYAIGSAGLAVLHVLSQTTVRETGAPHAQVYSVLLPHALELMSGRVPEVMGRLARALGGDSDDPAQAAPLAAALAARTGVTSLGEIGVKPESFDEIVRVALGRAELRNTPEPPGSRELHELLQRAT